A single Mangifera indica cultivar Alphonso chromosome 20, CATAS_Mindica_2.1, whole genome shotgun sequence DNA region contains:
- the LOC123204709 gene encoding short-chain dehydrogenase TIC 32 B, chloroplastic-like — MKQTLRYLTGIAGPSGYGSRSTAEQVTEDCSSNVSSPLTAIITGATSGIGAETARVLAKRGVRVVIPARDLKKAVEVKEEIQKESPESEIILFEIDLSSLASVQRFCHAFLAVGLPLNILINNAGIYSKNLEFSEDKIEMTFATNYLGHYLLTEMLIEKMIETADETGIQGRIINLSSVIHSWVKRDDFCFARMLYPKNYNGTRAYAQSKLANILHAKEMSRQLQARKARVSINAVHPGIVKTGIIRAHKGFITDSLFFIASKLLKSTSQGASTTCYAALSPQTEGVSGKYFTDCNETNTSALANDESEAQRLWKQTRALIHRRLH; from the exons ATGAAGCAAACACTCAGATACTTGACAGGCATTGCAGGGCCAAGTGGTTATGGCTCAAGATCAACTGCTGAGCAAGTTACTGAAGATTGTTCTTCCAACGTTTCATCTCCTCTCACTGCTATAATCACTg GGGCGACTTCCGGCATTGGAGCTGAAACAGCAAGAGTGTTAGCAAAGAGAGGGGTTAGAGTTGTGATTCCGGCGAGGGACCTAAAAAAGGCAGTTGAAGTGAAGGAGGAGATTCAGAAAGAGAGTCCAGAGTCTGAGATCATATTGTTTGAGATAGATCTAAGTTCATTGGCTTCTGTTCAGAGATTTTGTCATGCGTTTCTAGCTGTAGGACTTCCCCTTAACATCCTTAT aaaCAACGCTGGGATTTATTCAAAGAATCTGGAGTTCTCAGAGGACAAAATTGAAATGACATTTGCTACCAATTACTTGG GACATTACTTGTTGACAGAAATGCtaatagagaaaatgatagaaaCGGCTGATGAAACAGGCATCCAAGGAAGAATTATTAATCTCTCTTCAGTAATTCATAGTTGGGTGAAGAGAGATGACTTTTGCTTCGCTCGAATGCTATATCCAAAGAA TTATAATGGCACACGCGCATATGCGCAGTCCAAATTGGCTAATATATTGCATGCAAAGGAAATGAGCAGGCAGCTCCAG GCAAGGAAAGCAAGAGTATCGATAAATGCAGTACATCCAGGCATTGTAAAGACTGGAATAATTAGAGCTCATAAGGGCTTCATTACAG ATTCCCTGTTTTTCATTGCTTCCAAGTTACTAAAATCCACAAGTCAG GGTGCATCAACCACATGCTATGCCGCTTTGAGCCCACAAACAGAAGGTGTCAGTGGGAAATACTTTACAGACTGTAATGAAACCAACACCTCGGCATTGGCCAATGATGAATCTGAGGCCCAAAGGCTATGGAAGCAGACCCGTGCACTCATCCACCGACGATTGCATTGA